DNA sequence from the Chroococcidiopsis sp. TS-821 genome:
AAAAAATTATCCGCATTGTTAAACAGCAAAATCCCGACACGGTTTGCTTTGTTGATAACTGCTACGGTGAGTTTATTGAAGATCGCGAACCAACCGCTGTTGGTGCAGATTTAATTGCGGGTTCGTTGATTAAAAACCCTGGGGGTACAATTGTCACTGCTGGCGGTTATGTTGCTGGAAAAGCCGAATTGGTAGAAGCAGCAGCTTGTCGCTTAACAGCGCCAGGAATTGGCACTGCTGGAGGAGCAACGTTCGATCAAAATCGTCTGTTGTATCAAGGGTTGTTTCTTGCGCCGCAAATGGTGGGAGAAGCAATGAAAGGCAATCACCTGACGGCGTATGTCTTCGATCAGTTGGGGTATCCTGTGAATCCTGCACCGTTTGCACCCCGCCGCGATGTGATTCAAGCAATTAAGTTAGGTTCGCCGCAAAAGTTGATTGCGTTTTGCCGGGCAATTCAACAAAATTCCCCTGTTGGTTCTTATCTCGATCCGGTTCCTGCAGCAATGCACGGTTATGAAAGCCAGTTGGTAATGGCGGGTGGGACGTTTATTGATGGCAGTACGTCGGAATTTTCAGCGGATGGTCCATTACGAGAACCATATATCGTCTTTTGTCAAGGGGGGACGCATTGGACGCATGTAGCGATCGCGCTTGAAGCGGCGATTGAGGCAGTGCAGGCGGTTGACTAGTAGAGAATTCTTCATTTTGTAGGATTAAGGTGGTGATGACATAATTATTGAGACTAACGAACCACATTGGCGTAGCCTTCCCGCAGGGTAGGCACAAAGGTTGTCCAGAATTAATAATTACTAGAATTACAAAAGTACTTGATTAGGTTTTGTGTTGTGAATAAAGCTATAAAAGTGCCAACGGAGGTTTCTTTTAAAGAGGCGATTGATTTAACTCAGTTATTGCTGGAACAAGCTGATGCTAGGCAATTGCCAGAATCGGAAGTTAAAGCGGTTGTCTCTGATTTGGTGAGAACGCAAAACGGTGCTAGAGGTTTTTTTGTTACTTATTTGACGTCTGATTCACCAGTAGTCGATCGCTTAATGCATTCAGTTGTTGAAGCTTTGCGATCGCATCCTGAAACTGTTGCAGAATTGTTGGTGAAAAATGTGGCAATGTCCGCAGCCCAAGCTATTTACCATCAACGCAATCAAGCTGAGGAAATGGTACAAAGTTCTTTACGAGTTCAACAGCGTACGCAAAAGTTAATTCAATTACTTAATCTTACTGCTGTAACTCAATACGCTCAGGACTTATTAAACACTGCCACAAGTGGAGAAGGTAGCTACAAGGATTTTCTCAATCGCTGGGGCTACGATACTGAACAAAGACAAGTTATTTGCCAAGCACTACAACAAGTCTTATCTCACGCTGGTTAAGTCGCGTCGTCAATTTCACTCCATAATTTACGATTTCTAGCTGCATTAAGGAATCAGTTTTCAGAGTTTCCACATATCCAAAAACAGCAGATTCATTGGAAATGTTCTGACCTCCGACCCCTAGCAAATTCAACTAGCCGCTGAATCCGACTAAGAATACCGCGATCGCACCAGCGACTGCCAAGATTGAAAGTACCAATCCAGCATTGGGACTGCCTTTAAAGGAATAGTTTTTGTCTTTCATAGAAGTACCTACGTGTTAAGCTTCTATAGATATTGTTACATTTAGTAACTGATTTTTCATAAATGATAACAAACTAAATAGTAACTAGACGCCTCCTGCGCCAGGGTTAAGCTGAATGAGTACCCAAGTGAGATATGTACCAATTGGTCCCCAAAGCATGTAGGGTAAAAGTAGCCAAGACGCGGTTGTTGATATCTTACGGACAGAAATCGCCACAACATAAGCTAATATTGTTGCTAATCCACCGAAGATCAGCCCGCCAACGAGGCTGCGGAGTTCAACAACAACAGGGCTATAGAGTGTAGTTAAAAGAGCGATCGCAATATACAAGCCCATGAATAGCCACGGGCGATCGCGTCTTTGACGGCGAGATTGTTCCCAGACTAGAATTGCTGAGATTGTCCCACAAATCCAAACCACTGCCCAAATTAAGGGAATTAATGATTCAAAGGTTAACCATCCAGGGCGAGTTAAGTTTTGAAACCAAGGGTCTTGCAGTGAAGTTAGTAGATTTCCTCCAAAAAAAATAGCTACGGAAACGGCAAGTATTATCCATCTAGCTTTCATAGTTATTAGTAATTGATAATTGGTAATTGGTATAGTTCGATCTTATCTATTACCTAATTACTCGATTGATTTTTGTTGATAAGCTATTTAACCATAGCTTTAGCAAAAGTTATAATGTGTTGATTTGGTAGAGATTCGTTGGTGTTTTGCCATTGCAATCCGATCAATGCCATTTCTTTTTTTACTTGATTTAGAGTCATTTTATGTAATCCCTTAATTGGAATAAAAGGATTTTCTTTGCGGTATTCAACTAAGACGACTCTTCCCCCAGGTTTGAGTGCTTTTGTAATACCTTGCATAACTTCATATGGGAAGGAAAATTCATGATAGGCATCTACCATTAGAGCTAAATCAATGCTATTCTCAGGCAAGTTAGGATTAGTAACAGTGCCTAAGATGGTTTCAACATTGGTAAGTCCTGTCTCTTTTTTCAGAAACTCAATAATATCCAACATTTCTGGCTGAATATCGACAGCTAGTACTTTTCCCTGGAGGAGCTTTTGAGCTATCCGAAAGCTAAAGTAACCTGTACCCGCACCAATATCGGCGACCACATCTGTAGGTTGCAGATTCAGTGCATCTAATACTTTTTGTGGTTGTTCTTCTCTTTCTCGACTTGGGCGTTCTAGCCATAGTGCTTCAGTATGTCCCATAACTTTCGCAATTTCACGCCCTTGATAAAATTTGCCGATACCATCAGGGCTATGTATGGTGCGATACTGGTAAGTTGAGTGATTATCTACAGATGAAGTTGCAGCGATTGGCGTGCAACTTATCAAAACTGTGCAACATATAAATACAAGCAGTTGTAATAGTTTCTGTTTGAGTTGGTTCCAAAGCATAATTTCAGAAATATTAGCGACGAGATAATGGTGGCTTGATACAATTACACGTCTTGTCATAACGATATCGTCTACCTTGTGATAGAAACGGCAGCATCTGTGGCTGAACTAATATCAAGACAAAGTAGTTTAGATTACAATCAGGCTACAAAAGCTTATGAATCAAGACGATCGCACAAATAATCTTAATCCGACAGATGTCACTGAAGCAGAAGAACGAGAAACGACTCAAGCTGCGGAACAAAAAGCTAGTAGCGTTGCCAATGTCGTATCACCAGAAACACTCGTTGTCAACGAACCACCACCAAAACCGGATTATCCTCGCTACCGAGTCAGCCCAGATGAACGCATTAGACTCGCGGATATTAACCCCGATGCTTGCGAACACTACAAAAAAAAGAAAGATGTTGAACACGAACTAGAAATTCAAAGGAAGCGACTAGCAGTGTTACAAGAACGCTTATACGCGGAAAATAAACGTAGTGTTTTGATTGTATTGCAAGCAATGGATACAGGTGGAAAGGATGGTACAATTAAGCACGTTTTTCGAGGAATTAATCCGCAAGGTTGTCAAGTTTGGTCTTTCAAAAAACCTACTGATGAAGAACTGAGTCATGACTTTTTGTGGCGCTATCATCGCCGCGCACCACGTCGAGGAATGATTACGATTTTCAACCGATCGCACTACGAAGATGTCCTGATTGTACGTGTAAAAGACTTAGTTCCTGAACAAGTATGGCGTCAGCGCTATCGTGTCATCAATGAGTTTGAGCAAATGCTGACATTGGATAATATTGTTATTATCAAGTTTTTCCTACATATTTCTAAGGACGAACAACGCCGGAGATTAGAAAGTCGCTTGGAAGATCCTGATAAGCGCTGGAAATTTTCAATTAACGATGTCAATGAGCGTCAGTTATGGGATAAATATCAGCAAGCTTACGAAGACGCAATTAATAACTGTTCGACCGCTTATGCACCTTGGTACGTTGTACCATCGAATAAAAAATGGTATCGCAATTTGGTAATTGCCCGCGCGATCGCCGATACGCTAGAGGCAATGAATCCGCAATATCCCGCTGCTGAAAAATTAGAAAACATTGTGATTCCAGCATAAAGGTTATGTGAGGCAGATGGAATTACTTCCTCAAGAGTTACGACAACAACTCGAAAATCCAGATAAAGAATTTTATACCGATTTAAGTATCGTCACTCCAGAAGTTCATTTGGTGTTACAGCAAATTCTCAATTGTCCCTACCAAGGAGAAATTGAGAAAATTTATTTGCAAGCCAAAGCCCTAGAATTAATGGCATTATAGTCAGACTATATTCTCAAGCATAGCGATCGCAACCACCTCAGGAAGCTGAAATCAAGCGATATTGCTCGTCTTTATCAGGCTAGAGATGTGTTGATAATAATGCTGAGAATCCACCTTCGTTGATTGATTTAGCACGATCAGTAGGGATGAATGACTGTACGTTTAAACGCGGATTTCGGCAAGTTTTTGGGACAACGGCATTTGGTTATCTGCGAAAACACCGCATGATTCAAGCACGGCAATTGTTACTAGGAATAAAATGAGTATTGCTGAAGTAGCGCGTGCAGTTGGCTATTCACATCCTGGCTATTTCGCTGCTGCATTTCGCAAAAAGTTTGGCGTGAGTCCGAGTCATTATTCATCGCAACATGGGAATAGGTAATTGGTAATAGCAGAACTGTTCGCAATTTTCACCCACTTAATTAACAAATTCCGTTTTGGGATCTAATCATTCCATTTGTGAGTCACTTCAGCGTGCATAAACCATTAATATTTTGATCTGAACTAATTAGGAAAGTTTATCAACTTGTGGGTTGGGTAAGGAGTGATGGAGCGATCGCATTTTCTTGTAGCAATAGTCAGCATGGTGTCGATTATCGGTACGCAGTCAGTTCACGCGGAAGAATTACCAACAGTACAACAAAGTCCTGCGACTACCGTTGCTGAGTGGCTAGCGCAATCTCCAGTAATACAAGTTACCAAAGTAGAGCTAAATCCAACTTCTGAAGGCTTGCAAGTCAAACCCAAATTTGCAAAACACCCCAACGCATTATCGCCCTCGATCCGCGATCGCTTGATTTATTACTTTCTCTCAACATTCAACCCGTAGGCTATGCTGAAGATGCCAGAGTTTTAGTTGGTACTCCACAATTCGGCACAACGGTCGATGTTAAATATTTAGGCGGTCGCATCACAAACGATCCCATGTATGTTGGTACTCGGCAATCACCATCACAAGAAGCAGTATTAACACTCAAACCCGATTTAATTCTTTTAGGCTAAAGCAGCGAACAATCGCTGTATCTCATTTTTTCCCAGATCGCGCCAACATTACCGTTATCGCACAGCGATCGCCACTGGCAAGATGATTTATTAACGCTTGGTCGAGTCACGCATCGCGAACAACAGGCACAACAGGTGATTCAAGACTACAACAAACGAATGACCGACACGAAAGAGAAGTTTAAAGCTTTGCAAGGAAAACAGCTATTACTGTTATCAATTTCTGGATTAGACAGTATTGAAGTCTTCACCAAA
Encoded proteins:
- a CDS encoding TspO/MBR family protein; protein product: MKARWIILAVSVAIFFGGNLLTSLQDPWFQNLTRPGWLTFESLIPLIWAVVWICGTISAILVWEQSRRQRRDRPWLFMGLYIAIALLTTLYSPVVVELRSLVGGLIFGGLATILAYVVAISVRKISTTASWLLLPYMLWGPIGTYLTWVLIQLNPGAGGV
- a CDS encoding methionine gamma-lyase family protein produces the protein MNSAEQLQAAEQALSPIFSGIDAAVKQNLQRVLRAFRNQRVGTHHFASVSGYGHDDLGRDVLDRVFAEVMQAEAAAVRVQFVSGTHAIACALYGVLRPGDEMLAVVGSPYDTLEEVIGLRSPGQGSLLEFGIRYRELSLTDEGTIDWNRLENAIKDDTRLVLIQRSCGYSWRASLAIAEIEKIIRIVKQQNPDTVCFVDNCYGEFIEDREPTAVGADLIAGSLIKNPGGTIVTAGGYVAGKAELVEAAACRLTAPGIGTAGGATFDQNRLLYQGLFLAPQMVGEAMKGNHLTAYVFDQLGYPVNPAPFAPRRDVIQAIKLGSPQKLIAFCRAIQQNSPVGSYLDPVPAAMHGYESQLVMAGGTFIDGSTSEFSADGPLREPYIVFCQGGTHWTHVAIALEAAIEAVQAVD
- a CDS encoding ABC transporter substrate-binding protein, which gives rise to MYLIFSQIAPTLPLSHSDRHWQDDLLTLGRVTHREQQAQQVIQDYNKRMTDTKEKFKALQGKQLLLLSISGLDSIEVFTKQTFAGNLLEELGFELVLPKLPVRYGAIPISLELLPQSLPAYQAKQVYFVDYHFWSRITGPIATELVIEQLQQLLDL
- a CDS encoding polyphosphate kinase 2 family protein, which gives rise to MNQDDRTNNLNPTDVTEAEERETTQAAEQKASSVANVVSPETLVVNEPPPKPDYPRYRVSPDERIRLADINPDACEHYKKKKDVEHELEIQRKRLAVLQERLYAENKRSVLIVLQAMDTGGKDGTIKHVFRGINPQGCQVWSFKKPTDEELSHDFLWRYHRRAPRRGMITIFNRSHYEDVLIVRVKDLVPEQVWRQRYRVINEFEQMLTLDNIVIIKFFLHISKDEQRRRLESRLEDPDKRWKFSINDVNERQLWDKYQQAYEDAINNCSTAYAPWYVVPSNKKWYRNLVIARAIADTLEAMNPQYPAAEKLENIVIPA
- a CDS encoding class I SAM-dependent methyltransferase, giving the protein MLWNQLKQKLLQLLVFICCTVLISCTPIAATSSVDNHSTYQYRTIHSPDGIGKFYQGREIAKVMGHTEALWLERPSREREEQPQKVLDALNLQPTDVVADIGAGTGYFSFRIAQKLLQGKVLAVDIQPEMLDIIEFLKKETGLTNVETILGTVTNPNLPENSIDLALMVDAYHEFSFPYEVMQGITKALKPGGRVVLVEYRKENPFIPIKGLHKMTLNQVKKEMALIGLQWQNTNESLPNQHIITFAKAMVK